From Salipiger profundus, a single genomic window includes:
- a CDS encoding antitoxin of toxin-antitoxin stability system: protein MSELIEITVYRLEELSDAARDKARAWYREGGFDDDWYDAVYEDFQRVAEILGLNLKTRTVRLMGGGTRQEPCIWFRGFWSQGDGACFETFYAYRKGAPRLIREYAPQDTELHRIADALQAVQRRNFYQLRAEATHRGHYYHEYCMAISVERDSLSWQDLTADAEEVVIEALRDLARWLYRQLEREYDYLSSDEVVDEAIIANGYTFTEAGRRFG, encoded by the coding sequence ATGAGTGAGCTCATCGAGATCACTGTCTATCGCCTCGAAGAGCTTTCCGATGCAGCCAGGGACAAAGCCCGTGCCTGGTATCGCGAAGGTGGCTTCGACGATGACTGGTACGATGCCGTCTATGAGGATTTCCAGCGCGTCGCCGAAATCCTCGGGCTGAACCTCAAGACCCGCACCGTCCGGCTAATGGGCGGTGGCACACGGCAGGAACCCTGCATCTGGTTCCGGGGCTTCTGGAGCCAGGGGGATGGCGCCTGCTTCGAAACTTTCTATGCCTATCGCAAGGGCGCGCCGCGCCTGATCAGGGAATACGCGCCGCAGGATACCGAGTTGCACCGCATCGCCGATGCCCTGCAGGCGGTCCAGCGGCGTAATTTCTACCAGCTACGCGCCGAAGCCACCCATCGCGGCCATTATTACCATGAGTATTGCATGGCGATCTCGGTCGAGCGTGACAGCCTGAGTTGGCAGGACTTGACCGCCGACGCCGAGGAGGTGGTTATCGAGGCGTTGCGCGATCTCGCCCGCTGGCTCTACCGCCAGCTCGAGCGCGAATACGACTATCTGTCCTCGGATGAGGTCGTCGATGAGGCCATCATCGCCAACGGTTACACCTTCACCGAAGCCGGACGCAGGTTCGGCTGA
- a CDS encoding strawberry notch family protein, which yields MNISSPVIDPVTPLGAAPAILAAANLLLPHLERGQRVDTAALRSAMETAFGASDATGAWDWKLAYEACEVATVLFLRKYGKALFRKAASPASRLGPLAKIAGLLPTQTRRSEESQSFQQFSTPLPLGLAALAAAAITPDDVVLEPSAGSGLMAILAQTAGGSLILNELAETRADLLSSLFPAFPITRFDAAQIDDHLATDAVPSVVLMNPPFSVMANVTGRVSDAAYRHVASALARLAPGGRLVTITGSNFGPEAPAWRDAFIRLQDRGRVVFTAAIDGAVFARHGTSIDTRLTVIDKLPADDPSVFPASAGTAPDVVTLLGWIESQLPLRLPVSLPKVASPVLAAAPKTVRGYLARATASRPVAAPASDPEGVELEYETVDWAPPEGARLSDAIYEEYALQSLRIPGAEPHPTRLVQSAAMASVAPPKPSYRPMLPSDIRTRLSDAQLETVIYAGEAHADHLAGAWAVDEHFDNVRAAAEDAAGAVRFRRGFMLGDGTGAGKGRQSAAIILDNWLRGRRKAIWISKSDKLIEDAQRDWSALGMERLLVTPLSRFSQGKPITLSEGILFTTYATLRSDDRSEKVSRVKQIVEWLGSDFDGVIIFDESHAMQNAGGGKGERGDVAASQQGRAGLRLQHALPDARVVYVSATGATTVHNLAYAQRLGLWGGEDFPFQTRAEFVEAIEAGGVAAMEVLARDLRSLGLYTARSLSYDGVEYELIEHQITDEQRRIYDAYAAAFAVIHGNLDAAMEAANITGSEGTLNRQAKSAARSAFESTKQRFFGHLLTSMKTPTLIRSIDADLAAGHAAVIQIVSTGEALMERRLAEIPTEEWNDISVDVTPREYVGSYLQHSFPVQLYEPFTDGEGNLSSRPVFRDGQPVESREALARRNEMLEQLGSLPPVPGALDQIVQRFRTDLVAEVTGRSRRIVRKGEGASARLAVENRAPSANLAETSAFMDDQKRILIFSDAGGTGRSYHADLSVRNQRLRVHYLLEPGWKADAAIQGLGRTNRTNQAQPPLFRPIATDVKAEKRFLSTIARRLDTLGAITRGQRQTGGQGLFRPEDNLESAYARDALRQLYLAVVRGKVEGCSLERFESATGLKLMDANGIKDDLPPITTFLNRLLALTIELQGILFSAFEQLLQARIDGAIASGTYDMGLETLKAESFIVTDRQVIHTHPGTGAETRLLTLTERKRNQPITLDAALAEQDDPRARLLINERSGRAAVQIPTTSVMLDDGEIERRVRLIRPMEAMNIPVRAMGETRWVEVDHADFATAWKAELVEVPEFTDSILHMVTGLLLPIWKRLPQDSSRVYRLQTDEGERIIGRRVSPAWADNASSSGVSSITSDAAYGALIEGCTILDLAEGLQLRRARVMGANRIELTGFTDTMRERLRAYGLFSEIISWKLRFFVPVGASGPEIIGKLFDRWPVERISEREAA from the coding sequence ATGAACATCTCGTCTCCCGTGATCGATCCGGTCACGCCGCTCGGCGCCGCACCCGCGATCCTGGCCGCCGCCAATCTCCTCCTTCCCCATCTCGAACGCGGCCAGCGCGTCGATACCGCGGCCCTGCGAAGCGCCATGGAGACCGCTTTCGGCGCGTCCGACGCCACCGGCGCCTGGGACTGGAAGCTCGCCTATGAGGCCTGCGAGGTCGCCACGGTTCTGTTCCTGCGCAAATACGGAAAGGCGCTGTTCCGCAAAGCCGCCTCTCCGGCGTCCCGGCTCGGCCCTCTGGCGAAGATCGCGGGGTTACTACCGACGCAGACCCGCCGCTCCGAAGAAAGTCAGAGCTTCCAGCAGTTCAGCACGCCTCTGCCACTCGGCCTTGCCGCGTTGGCGGCGGCCGCGATCACGCCGGACGATGTGGTACTGGAGCCCTCGGCCGGCTCCGGCCTTATGGCGATCCTCGCCCAGACTGCCGGCGGCTCGCTGATCCTCAACGAGCTTGCCGAGACCCGCGCCGATCTTCTCTCTTCCCTCTTTCCGGCTTTTCCGATCACCCGGTTCGATGCTGCCCAGATCGACGATCATCTGGCCACGGATGCTGTGCCATCCGTTGTGCTGATGAATCCGCCATTCTCGGTCATGGCGAACGTCACCGGGCGCGTCTCAGATGCCGCATACCGGCATGTCGCTTCGGCACTGGCCCGGCTCGCCCCCGGCGGACGGCTGGTCACGATCACCGGCTCGAATTTCGGCCCCGAGGCTCCGGCCTGGCGCGACGCCTTCATACGCCTGCAGGACCGCGGCCGCGTGGTCTTCACCGCGGCCATCGACGGAGCGGTCTTCGCCAGGCATGGCACCAGCATCGACACGCGGCTGACGGTGATCGACAAGCTGCCCGCCGACGATCCGTCAGTCTTCCCGGCCTCGGCAGGAACTGCACCCGACGTTGTCACGCTGCTCGGCTGGATCGAAAGCCAGCTTCCGCTGCGTTTGCCGGTGTCGCTGCCGAAGGTCGCTTCTCCCGTGCTGGCGGCTGCCCCGAAGACCGTGCGCGGCTATCTCGCTCGCGCCACAGCGTCCCGACCCGTCGCTGCACCAGCGTCCGATCCCGAGGGGGTGGAGCTCGAGTATGAGACCGTGGACTGGGCGCCGCCCGAGGGCGCGCGCTTGTCGGACGCGATCTATGAGGAATATGCGCTGCAATCGTTGCGTATTCCCGGCGCCGAGCCGCATCCGACCAGGCTGGTGCAATCCGCTGCCATGGCCTCGGTCGCGCCGCCAAAGCCGTCCTACCGGCCCATGCTGCCGTCCGACATCCGCACCCGACTGTCGGACGCCCAGCTTGAAACGGTGATCTATGCCGGTGAAGCCCATGCCGATCACCTCGCCGGTGCCTGGGCCGTGGACGAGCATTTCGACAACGTGCGCGCCGCCGCCGAGGATGCCGCCGGTGCTGTCCGCTTCCGCCGGGGCTTCATGCTCGGTGACGGCACCGGCGCTGGCAAGGGCCGCCAGTCGGCCGCCATCATTCTCGACAACTGGCTTCGAGGTCGGCGCAAGGCGATCTGGATTTCCAAATCCGACAAGCTGATCGAGGACGCGCAACGCGACTGGTCGGCGCTTGGCATGGAACGCCTGCTTGTCACGCCACTGTCACGCTTCTCGCAAGGCAAGCCGATCACGCTGTCGGAAGGCATCCTGTTTACCACCTATGCCACGCTACGCTCCGACGACCGGAGCGAGAAGGTTTCGCGCGTCAAGCAGATCGTCGAATGGTTGGGATCCGACTTCGATGGAGTCATCATTTTCGACGAGAGCCATGCCATGCAGAATGCCGGTGGCGGAAAAGGCGAACGCGGTGATGTCGCCGCTTCGCAGCAGGGGCGTGCGGGCCTGCGGCTCCAGCATGCCCTGCCGGATGCCCGCGTGGTCTATGTCTCGGCGACCGGGGCCACGACGGTTCACAATCTCGCCTATGCGCAGCGGCTCGGCCTCTGGGGTGGCGAGGATTTCCCGTTCCAGACCCGCGCCGAGTTCGTCGAAGCGATTGAAGCGGGCGGCGTGGCGGCCATGGAAGTGCTCGCCCGCGATCTGCGGTCCCTCGGCCTCTACACCGCCCGCTCGCTTTCCTATGATGGCGTCGAATATGAACTGATCGAGCATCAGATCACGGATGAACAGCGGCGCATCTATGATGCTTACGCGGCCGCGTTCGCCGTCATTCATGGGAACCTGGACGCGGCGATGGAGGCGGCCAACATCACCGGCAGCGAGGGGACGTTGAACCGCCAGGCCAAGTCGGCGGCGCGTTCGGCCTTTGAAAGCACTAAGCAGCGCTTCTTCGGCCATCTGCTCACCTCGATGAAAACCCCGACGCTGATCCGCTCGATCGATGCCGATCTGGCGGCCGGCCATGCGGCCGTCATCCAGATTGTCTCGACCGGCGAGGCGCTGATGGAACGGCGGCTGGCGGAGATCCCGACCGAGGAATGGAACGACATTTCCGTCGATGTCACGCCGCGGGAATATGTCGGCTCGTATTTGCAGCATTCCTTCCCCGTTCAGCTTTACGAACCCTTCACCGATGGTGAGGGCAATCTTTCGTCGCGGCCCGTGTTCCGGGACGGTCAGCCGGTCGAGAGCCGCGAAGCCTTGGCCCGGCGGAACGAGATGCTCGAACAGCTCGGCTCGCTGCCGCCCGTGCCGGGAGCACTCGACCAGATCGTCCAGCGCTTTCGCACCGATCTGGTGGCGGAGGTCACCGGCCGCTCGCGCCGCATCGTGCGCAAGGGCGAAGGCGCATCGGCCCGCCTTGCCGTCGAGAACCGTGCGCCCTCCGCGAACCTTGCGGAGACCTCGGCCTTCATGGATGACCAGAAGCGCATCCTCATCTTCTCTGATGCCGGGGGCACGGGGCGCAGCTATCACGCGGACCTCTCGGTGCGGAACCAGCGCCTGCGGGTGCATTACCTGCTGGAGCCGGGCTGGAAGGCCGATGCCGCCATTCAGGGGCTCGGGCGCACCAACCGCACCAATCAGGCGCAACCACCGCTCTTCCGGCCCATCGCCACGGATGTGAAGGCCGAGAAGCGGTTCCTCAGCACGATCGCGCGTCGTCTCGACACCCTCGGCGCGATCACCCGCGGCCAGCGCCAGACCGGTGGACAGGGCCTGTTCCGGCCCGAGGACAATCTGGAATCCGCCTATGCCCGCGATGCGCTGCGCCAGCTCTATTTGGCTGTAGTGCGCGGCAAGGTCGAGGGCTGCTCGCTTGAAAGGTTTGAATCCGCCACCGGCCTGAAGCTGATGGACGCGAACGGCATCAAGGACGATCTGCCGCCGATCACCACTTTCCTCAACCGACTGCTGGCGCTGACCATCGAGTTGCAGGGCATCCTGTTCTCGGCCTTCGAGCAGCTTCTGCAGGCGCGGATCGATGGGGCCATTGCATCCGGCACCTATGACATGGGGCTGGAAACGCTGAAGGCCGAAAGCTTCATCGTCACCGACCGGCAGGTGATCCACACCCATCCGGGCACAGGGGCGGAAACCCGGCTCCTGACGCTCACCGAGCGCAAGCGAAATCAGCCCATCACGCTGGATGCGGCCTTGGCGGAACAGGATGATCCCCGCGCAAGATTGCTCATCAACGAGCGGTCCGGTCGTGCCGCCGTGCAGATCCCGACCACCAGCGTGATGCTGGATGACGGCGAGATCGAACGGCGCGTTCGTCTGATCCGGCCGATGGAGGCGATGAACATTCCGGTGCGGGCGATGGGCGAGACCCGCTGGGTCGAGGTGGACCACGCTGACTTCGCCACGGCCTGGAAGGCGGAGCTTGTGGAAGTGCCGGAGTTTACCGACAGCATCCTGCATATGGTGACCGGGCTGCTGCTGCCGATCTGGAAGCGCCTGCCGCAGGACTCCTCCCGCGTCTATCGGCTCCAGACCGACGAGGGCGAGCGCATTATCGGTCGCCGGGTCTCGCCCGCATGGGCCGACAACGCCTCGAGCAGCGGTGTCAGCAGCATCACGTCCGATGCGGCCTATGGCGCGCTGATCGAAGGTTGCACCATCCTCGATCTGGCCGAGGGGCTGCAACTGCGCCGCGCGCGCGTCATGGGCGCGAACCGGATCGAACTGACCGGCTTCACCGATACCATGCGCGAGCGCCTGCGGGCCTATGGGCTCTTCAGCGAGATCATCTCCTGGAAGCTGCGCTTCTTCGTTCCGGTGGGCGCATCGGGCCCGGAGATCATCGGCAAGCTCTTCGACCGCTGGCCGGTGGAGCGCATCTCCGAGCGGGAGGCCGCGTGA
- a CDS encoding DUF7146 domain-containing protein, with amino-acid sequence MARLNASELAHRLGREAEAVCRYYLSNGRKQGNYWQVGDVRNTPGRSMFVRLTGSESGKGAAGKWTDASTGEHGDLLDVIGESLGLIDFADIAEEARRFLSLPHPEPEPKSRRAQTPPVPSGSSEAARRLWRMTQPLTGSLAEAYLRQRGIADLRGTANLRCHPTCYWRAEGDGPTETWPAMIAAVTDLDGRITGAHRTWIQRDGSGKAPVYPPRKAMGELLGNAVRLGEAQDVMAAGEGIETILSLRQALPIMPMVSALSAGHLAAILFPPHLRRLYIVRDNDPAGDAARDSLVDRAIGAGIEAITLSPMLGDFNDDLVSFGLEALRAQIRVQIAPEDVSRFMPRAP; translated from the coding sequence ATGGCACGTCTCAACGCTTCCGAACTGGCACACCGTCTCGGCCGAGAGGCCGAGGCCGTGTGCCGCTACTATCTCTCGAACGGGCGCAAGCAGGGCAATTACTGGCAGGTCGGCGATGTGCGCAACACACCCGGCCGTTCAATGTTCGTCCGTTTGACCGGGTCGGAATCCGGGAAAGGGGCCGCCGGCAAATGGACCGACGCATCGACCGGCGAGCATGGCGATCTGCTAGACGTGATCGGCGAAAGTCTTGGCCTCATCGACTTCGCTGATATTGCCGAAGAAGCGCGCCGCTTCCTCAGCCTGCCGCATCCCGAACCGGAGCCAAAGTCCCGCAGGGCCCAAACACCGCCAGTACCATCGGGATCGTCCGAAGCCGCCCGTCGTCTCTGGCGTATGACGCAACCGCTCACCGGCAGTCTCGCAGAGGCGTACTTACGGCAACGCGGCATTGCGGATTTACGCGGAACCGCAAATCTGCGGTGCCACCCGACCTGCTACTGGCGTGCGGAGGGCGACGGCCCAACCGAAACCTGGCCCGCCATGATCGCCGCCGTCACTGACCTCGACGGCAGGATCACTGGTGCGCATCGCACCTGGATTCAACGTGACGGCTCCGGGAAAGCGCCGGTCTATCCGCCGAGAAAGGCGATGGGAGAGCTGCTCGGAAACGCCGTCCGGCTTGGCGAGGCACAGGATGTCATGGCGGCAGGCGAGGGGATAGAAACCATTCTCTCGCTGCGCCAGGCATTGCCGATCATGCCGATGGTCTCCGCACTCTCGGCCGGACATCTCGCTGCTATCCTGTTCCCGCCGCATCTGCGCAGGCTCTATATCGTCCGCGACAACGATCCGGCAGGCGACGCTGCACGGGACAGCCTGGTGGACCGGGCCATCGGGGCCGGGATCGAGGCAATCACGCTTTCGCCCATGCTGGGAGATTTCAACGACGATCTCGTCAGCTTCGGCCTGGAGGCGCTTCGGGCGCAGATCCGGGTGCAGATCGCCCCCGAGGACGTCAGCCGTTTCATGCCGCGCGCACCATAG
- a CDS encoding DUF2493 domain-containing protein, protein MYAHDEFEPDHSTSPTGHVIEELELYGYRPAEGEADPRITPEDNAIQGAVADIFDALISTMADTSLDFDLDEIMWSTVNTFHRAVERIERKLDDNEQAQKRLQREQDGSEVKSVQLETLIGIGQNLIERRDSMETFRDTAADLFLRTTGTPWSPRSGSRVNHRQMTSAMIDSRDFLAAKRWADNEVLLPAGPKIAFSGGDTTDHRLIWDRLDQVHAKHPDMVLLHGGSPKGAERIAATWADNRKVAQVAFKPDWMKHAKAAPFKRNDRMLDTMPIGVIIFPGTGIQENLADKARKMGIPVYRLAKGSA, encoded by the coding sequence ATGTATGCCCATGACGAATTCGAACCCGATCACAGCACGTCTCCCACCGGCCATGTCATCGAAGAGCTCGAACTCTATGGCTACCGTCCCGCCGAGGGCGAGGCCGACCCCCGGATCACGCCCGAGGACAACGCCATCCAGGGCGCGGTTGCCGACATCTTCGATGCCCTGATCTCCACCATGGCCGACACCAGCCTCGATTTCGACCTAGACGAGATCATGTGGTCCACCGTCAACACCTTCCACCGCGCCGTCGAGCGGATCGAACGCAAACTCGACGATAACGAGCAGGCTCAGAAGCGCCTTCAGCGCGAACAGGACGGAAGCGAGGTGAAATCCGTCCAGTTGGAGACCCTGATCGGCATCGGACAAAACCTGATCGAGCGCCGCGACAGCATGGAGACCTTCCGCGACACTGCCGCCGACCTCTTCCTGCGCACCACCGGCACGCCTTGGTCGCCGCGCTCCGGCTCGCGGGTCAACCATCGCCAGATGACCTCGGCCATGATCGACAGCCGAGATTTTCTCGCCGCAAAACGCTGGGCTGACAATGAAGTGCTATTGCCCGCCGGGCCGAAGATCGCCTTCTCGGGCGGCGACACCACCGATCACCGGCTGATCTGGGACAGGCTCGATCAGGTTCATGCCAAACACCCCGACATGGTGCTCCTGCACGGAGGTTCGCCGAAAGGGGCGGAACGCATCGCGGCCACTTGGGCCGACAACCGCAAGGTCGCGCAGGTCGCCTTCAAGCCGGACTGGATGAAACACGCCAAGGCCGCGCCCTTCAAGCGCAACGACCGGATGCTCGACACGATGCCGATCGGGGTCATCATCTTCCCCGGCACCGGCATTCAGGAAAACCTCGCCGACAAGGCCCGCAAGATGGGCATCCCGGTCTACCGCCTGGCGAAGGGCAGCGCGTGA